From Pseudothermotoga thermarum DSM 5069, a single genomic window includes:
- a CDS encoding DUF996 domain-containing protein: protein MNLKLTKRIIIVGLILTLSGDLGLGVFASIFGSILFLTGILNLARIFKHAEIAPAFFMPVALQIVLAILGQVVAGKSLPFLVKIYEGLTQQELKNIEGWVSWFVPSLILMAVLSIAIFGFFSRAYRILAESSNIKTFSTVAKLYKWAAFLFILLVGAVLSIVAQVVAIMGFARIKEEGL from the coding sequence TTGAATTTAAAACTTACAAAAAGGATCATAATCGTTGGATTGATACTTACTCTTTCTGGTGATCTTGGACTTGGTGTTTTTGCATCCATCTTTGGCTCCATTTTGTTTTTAACAGGAATTTTGAATTTGGCAAGAATTTTCAAACACGCTGAAATCGCACCCGCTTTCTTCATGCCAGTTGCCTTGCAAATCGTTCTTGCCATACTTGGACAGGTGGTGGCAGGTAAATCTCTTCCTTTTTTGGTAAAAATCTACGAAGGACTAACGCAGCAAGAGTTGAAAAACATCGAAGGATGGGTTTCATGGTTTGTTCCAAGCTTAATTTTGATGGCGGTTCTATCAATAGCAATCTTTGGATTTTTCTCGAGGGCTTATCGAATTCTAGCTGAAAGTTCAAACATAAAGACTTTTTCAACGGTTGCAAAACTTTACAAGTGGGCGGCTTTTCTTTTTATTTTGCTCGTTGGAGCTGTACTTTCAATAGTTGCGCAAGTTGTCGCAATAATGGGCTTTGCGCGAATTAAAGAAGAAGGACTGTGA
- a CDS encoding cysteine desulfurase family protein, with product MKEVYLDNSSTTKALDEVIEAMVNALKVCYGNPSSLHRKGIEAEKIVLDAREKIAKALQVKPSEIYFTSGGTESNNLAIKGVAYAKRKQGNHLITSQIEHPSVLEVFKQLENEGFKVTYIPVDKEGHVDLEQLEKSITPETILVSIMYVNNEVGSIQPMEEIVKIVSRHENITLHVDAVQAFGKIPLLPSLKGIDLLSISAHKIYGPKGIGALFIREKTKIVPLFNGGGQEKGIRPGTENVPGIAGFSAAVEVVFKNFEEWTLRMRNLKNHLRNRILTEIDGTVLNGPKDGAPHILNISFLGVKSEVLLHTLEVHGIYVSSGSACLSKKGQKSHVLLAMKKKDEEIDGAIRFSLSPFLTFEDIDYTVEVLKKEVAQLRKYAGR from the coding sequence GTGAAAGAAGTGTATCTTGACAACAGCAGCACAACAAAAGCTCTTGACGAAGTAATTGAGGCTATGGTTAACGCCTTAAAAGTATGTTATGGCAATCCATCTTCGCTTCATCGAAAAGGTATTGAAGCGGAGAAAATAGTGTTGGACGCAAGGGAAAAAATAGCAAAGGCTCTTCAAGTAAAACCAAGTGAAATTTATTTCACATCGGGAGGAACTGAATCGAACAACTTGGCGATAAAGGGTGTTGCCTACGCTAAACGAAAACAAGGTAACCATTTGATAACAAGCCAAATAGAACATCCATCCGTTCTTGAGGTTTTCAAACAGTTGGAAAACGAAGGTTTCAAGGTAACCTACATACCCGTGGACAAGGAAGGACATGTAGACCTAGAACAGCTTGAAAAATCGATAACTCCAGAGACAATTCTTGTAAGCATAATGTACGTCAACAACGAAGTTGGTTCGATACAACCTATGGAAGAGATTGTCAAAATCGTTTCACGACATGAAAACATCACTCTTCACGTCGACGCGGTACAGGCTTTTGGGAAAATTCCACTTTTGCCTTCTTTGAAAGGGATAGATCTTTTGAGCATCAGCGCACACAAAATATACGGTCCAAAGGGAATAGGAGCTTTGTTCATCAGGGAAAAAACCAAGATCGTTCCGCTTTTCAACGGTGGGGGGCAAGAAAAAGGTATAAGACCTGGGACCGAAAATGTTCCTGGGATAGCTGGATTTTCAGCGGCTGTAGAAGTTGTTTTTAAAAACTTTGAAGAATGGACCTTGCGTATGAGGAATTTGAAAAATCATCTTCGTAACAGGATTTTGACAGAAATAGATGGTACAGTTTTGAACGGTCCAAAGGACGGGGCTCCGCACATCTTGAACATATCGTTTTTAGGTGTAAAATCAGAGGTGCTTTTGCATACCCTTGAAGTTCATGGGATATACGTTTCCTCTGGATCTGCTTGTCTGTCAAAAAAAGGCCAAAAAAGCCATGTGCTTTTGGCAATGAAAAAGAAAGACGAGGAGATAGACGGTGCAATACGCTTTAGCTTATCTCCGTTTTTGACTTTCGAAGACATAGATTACACGGTTGAAGTTTTGAAAAAAGAAGTTGCTCAACTTAGAAAGTATGCAGGGAGGTAA
- a CDS encoding transposase, translating into MDKAEKIKQTFAETKLKRQSQRLVVYQLKLQNLSKHKAELLKRAFLEAKWLYNWLIADIKRLDLPVHKVNVVEIKVGDNFEHRELQVLGSQIKQEIAQVIENNLRAIAALKANGYKFGALKFKEYVNYIPLKQYGVTYKLDFQRNRVHIQRLGKFRVLVLKPSGYYLHVTCYLPKESDGPVFDKPIGIDFGVKNKVTLSNGMCIDFEIHETLRLRRLQRRLARKKRGSNNYKKTLQLLRREYEKIANKRRDAINKLIGFLKMYKVVVYQEDAVAGWMSKFGKQLQGAGVGGLKAKLSHSLATSIPVPRFEKSTKICANCANNTI; encoded by the coding sequence TTGGATAAGGCTGAAAAAATAAAACAAACATTCGCTGAAACAAAATTGAAAAGACAATCTCAAAGGCTTGTTGTGTACCAGCTGAAGCTGCAGAACTTATCAAAGCACAAAGCTGAGCTTTTAAAACGGGCTTTTCTTGAAGCAAAGTGGCTGTACAACTGGTTGATTGCTGACATAAAAAGGCTGGATCTGCCGGTCCACAAGGTAAACGTTGTCGAGATAAAAGTCGGCGATAACTTTGAACACAGGGAACTGCAAGTACTAGGCAGCCAAATAAAGCAGGAAATAGCTCAGGTTATCGAAAATAATTTACGTGCGATAGCTGCGCTTAAAGCTAACGGCTATAAATTTGGCGCGTTGAAATTTAAAGAGTACGTAAACTACATACCGCTGAAGCAGTACGGAGTAACATACAAACTCGATTTTCAGCGCAACCGTGTTCACATCCAAAGACTTGGCAAGTTTAGAGTGCTTGTCTTAAAGCCGTCTGGTTACTACTTACACGTCACGTGTTACCTGCCAAAGGAATCTGACGGTCCTGTTTTTGATAAACCCATCGGTATCGATTTTGGTGTTAAAAATAAAGTAACACTGTCAAATGGCATGTGCATAGACTTTGAGATACACGAGACACTGCGGTTGAGAAGACTGCAAAGACGGCTGGCAAGAAAGAAACGCGGTTCAAACAACTACAAAAAGACGCTGCAGTTGCTACGCAGAGAGTACGAGAAAATTGCCAACAAACGCAGAGACGCGATCAACAAACTTATTGGCTTTTTAAAGATGTACAAAGTCGTCGTTTACCAGGAAGATGCAGTAGCTGGCTGGATGTCTAAATTTGGCAAGCAATTACAGGGGGCAGGGGTAGGCGGATTGAAAGCAAAGTTGAGCCACAGCCTTGCGACGTCTATCCCTGTGCCTAGATTTGAAAAGTCTACAAAGATCTGTGCAAACTGCGCAAACAACACGATCTGA
- the thiI gene encoding tRNA uracil 4-sulfurtransferase ThiI encodes MNLYLISYSEIGLKGENRWFFEDTLVKRIKEALKDFEDVNISKTHGRIYLKVKAPKEEVLKRLRKVFGINTTAVAFESDLDLEKIKETVIQALMGADLNGKTFKIESRRANKAFPLSSIELNRILGEHVLKNFQGLKVDVHNPQVVVHIEIREKAYVYCEKIPGPGGLPVGTSGKALLLLSGGIDSPVAGYLMMKRGATLEAVYFHSFPFTSDRAKEKVIKLCKVLAEYGGQIVLHVVNFTEVIKELAEKCPNDYLTIMMRRMMVRVAEQIAKKVGAKVLVTGESLGQVASQTMESIVAVDEAASMPILRPLIGFDKVEIIDLSKKIGTYEISIEPYADCCTIFVPKKPETKPKLHKVKQFEENLNLEKLVEHALAETEVIKI; translated from the coding sequence GTGAACTTGTATTTGATAAGTTATTCTGAGATCGGATTGAAAGGCGAAAATAGATGGTTTTTCGAAGACACGCTTGTCAAAAGAATAAAAGAAGCTTTGAAGGATTTTGAAGATGTAAACATCAGCAAAACGCATGGAAGAATTTATCTGAAGGTCAAAGCACCTAAAGAAGAAGTTTTAAAAAGGCTGAGAAAGGTTTTTGGAATAAACACAACAGCGGTTGCTTTTGAAAGCGATCTTGACTTGGAAAAGATCAAAGAAACGGTAATACAAGCACTTATGGGAGCAGATTTAAACGGCAAAACTTTCAAAATAGAAAGTCGAAGAGCTAACAAAGCCTTTCCGCTCAGTTCGATAGAATTAAACAGAATTCTCGGTGAACATGTACTGAAGAATTTTCAAGGTTTAAAAGTTGATGTTCACAATCCCCAAGTAGTGGTTCACATCGAAATCAGAGAAAAAGCTTACGTTTATTGTGAGAAAATACCAGGACCGGGTGGACTTCCGGTTGGAACCAGCGGAAAGGCTTTGCTTTTGCTTTCTGGGGGAATCGACAGCCCAGTGGCAGGGTATTTAATGATGAAAAGAGGTGCAACTTTAGAAGCGGTTTACTTTCACTCTTTCCCTTTCACAAGCGATAGGGCAAAGGAAAAAGTCATAAAACTTTGTAAAGTTCTTGCCGAATACGGTGGACAAATAGTTCTTCACGTTGTCAACTTTACCGAAGTGATAAAAGAACTTGCCGAAAAATGTCCAAACGATTATTTGACGATAATGATGAGAAGAATGATGGTCAGGGTGGCAGAACAAATCGCGAAAAAAGTTGGTGCAAAGGTCCTTGTAACTGGTGAAAGCCTTGGACAAGTGGCAAGTCAGACCATGGAATCGATAGTTGCCGTAGATGAAGCTGCCAGTATGCCGATACTTCGCCCATTGATAGGCTTTGACAAAGTGGAAATAATAGATCTTTCAAAGAAAATAGGAACTTATGAAATATCCATAGAACCATACGCCGATTGCTGTACAATCTTTGTTCCAAAAAAACCGGAGACAAAACCAAAACTTCACAAGGTAAAACAATTTGAGGAAAACTTGAACTTAGAAAAACTGGTTGAGCATGCA